A single Methanocaldococcus bathoardescens DNA region contains:
- a CDS encoding 2-oxoacid:ferredoxin oxidoreductase subunit beta has product MHPSLKYMRQDRLPHIFCSGCGNGIVMNCFLKAIDELNIKPEDYIAVSGIGCSSRVPGYLYCDSLHTTHGRPIAFATGIKIARPDKHVVVFTGDGDLAAIGGNHFIHGCRRNIDLTVICINNNIYGMTGGQVSPTTPYGKKATTAPYGCIENSMDLCKLAIAAGATYVARWTTAHPIQLVKSIKKGIQKKGFSFIEVVSQCPTYYGRFNISRKPADMIKFLKENSIHINKAKNMSEEELSGKIVVGEFLEIEKPEFIDELHKLIEKMKE; this is encoded by the coding sequence TTGCATCCTTCTTTAAAATACATGAGGCAAGATAGATTACCACACATCTTCTGTTCTGGATGTGGAAATGGAATTGTTATGAATTGCTTTTTAAAGGCAATTGATGAGCTAAATATAAAGCCAGAGGACTATATAGCTGTTTCAGGAATTGGATGTTCTTCAAGAGTTCCTGGTTATCTATATTGTGATTCCTTACACACAACCCACGGAAGACCTATAGCGTTTGCAACAGGAATTAAAATAGCAAGACCAGACAAACATGTTGTCGTATTTACAGGAGATGGGGACTTAGCGGCTATAGGGGGGAATCACTTTATCCATGGATGTAGAAGAAACATAGATTTAACTGTTATTTGTATAAACAACAACATCTATGGAATGACTGGGGGGCAAGTTTCACCAACAACACCTTATGGTAAAAAGGCAACAACAGCACCTTATGGTTGTATAGAGAACTCTATGGATTTATGTAAATTGGCAATTGCGGCAGGAGCAACTTATGTGGCAAGATGGACAACAGCCCATCCAATTCAGCTTGTTAAATCAATTAAAAAAGGTATTCAGAAGAAAGGCTTTTCATTTATTGAGGTTGTCTCTCAATGCCCAACATACTATGGAAGATTCAACATCTCAAGAAAGCCAGCTGACATGATTAAATTCTTAAAAGAAAACTCAATACACATAAATAAAGCAAAAAATATGAGTGAAGAAGAGTTAAGTGGAAAAATAGTTGTTGGAGAGTTTTTAGAGATAGAAAAACCTGAATTTATTGATGAATTGCATAAGTTGATTGAGAAAATGAAAGAATAA
- a CDS encoding 2-oxoacid:ferredoxin oxidoreductase subunit gamma translates to MRKEIRLSGFGGQGIILAGVILGRAAALYDKKEAVQTQSYGPEARGGASKSEVVISDEPIDFPKVIKPDILVCLSQQAYDKYKDDIKEGGVLLVDEDLVSTDEKPTVDVTMYKIPFTRIASEEIKLPIVANIVMLGALTRLTNIVSKESMEKAILDSVPKGTEEKNLLAFTKGYEFAEKL, encoded by the coding sequence ATGAGAAAAGAGATAAGATTATCTGGCTTTGGTGGGCAAGGGATTATTTTAGCTGGGGTTATCTTAGGGAGAGCAGCTGCTTTATATGACAAAAAAGAGGCGGTTCAAACACAATCTTATGGACCTGAAGCAAGAGGAGGGGCAAGTAAATCAGAGGTTGTTATTAGTGATGAACCAATTGATTTCCCAAAAGTCATAAAGCCAGATATATTAGTTTGTTTATCACAGCAAGCTTATGACAAATATAAGGATGATATTAAAGAAGGTGGGGTTTTGTTGGTTGATGAAGATTTAGTTTCTACTGATGAAAAGCCAACAGTTGATGTAACAATGTATAAAATTCCATTTACAAGAATTGCCTCAGAGGAAATAAAACTTCCAATAGTTGCGAATATAGTTATGTTAGGAGCTTTAACAAGATTAACCAACATTGTCTCAAAAGAAAGTATGGAAAAGGCAATTTTAGATAGTGTTCCAAAAGGAACTGAAGAGAAAAACTTATTGGCATTTACTAAAGGTTATGAATTTGCAGAGAAATTATAA
- a CDS encoding histone deacetylase family protein: protein MPKILYNPDVLKHKPKFYHVENPERVETILNSLKLRGFDDIILIEGKSSIDEVLEIHSKEYVDSIVKLCNDSFNYYDGDTYISNGTLDAALTAFKLAKEAVKLALKEKDLYFALTRPPGHHAGISGRALGAMSNGFCIFNNIAGAAELAKKYMKKVIIIDFDVHHGNGTQEIFWNDENVIHIDFHQKGIYPGTGDVFDIGGEKAEGTKINLPFQSHSTDSDYIFTWNDVVEPILDYFKPSIVLVSAGFDAFINDGLASMDLTETFYRFAGAKLSKYGVVAVLEGGYGMGLKYAPPAFLEGYVKAEDILDTLLDEKYSISPSNDTKLIVENVKRIIEEYLNIF, encoded by the coding sequence ATGCCAAAAATTTTATACAATCCAGATGTCCTAAAACATAAACCAAAATTTTATCACGTTGAAAATCCAGAGAGAGTTGAGACTATTTTAAATAGTTTAAAATTGAGAGGATTTGATGATATAATTTTAATTGAAGGAAAATCTTCTATTGATGAAGTTTTGGAAATTCATAGTAAAGAGTATGTAGATTCAATAGTAAAGCTTTGTAATGATTCATTTAATTATTATGATGGCGATACATACATATCCAATGGAACTTTAGATGCGGCATTAACTGCCTTTAAATTAGCAAAAGAAGCTGTAAAATTAGCATTAAAAGAGAAAGATTTATACTTTGCTTTAACAAGACCTCCTGGGCATCATGCAGGAATTTCTGGAAGAGCTTTAGGAGCAATGTCAAACGGTTTTTGCATCTTCAATAATATAGCAGGAGCTGCAGAATTGGCTAAAAAGTATATGAAAAAAGTTATAATAATTGATTTTGATGTCCATCATGGAAATGGAACTCAGGAAATCTTTTGGAATGATGAGAATGTTATCCATATAGATTTCCATCAAAAAGGCATCTATCCTGGAACAGGAGATGTATTTGATATTGGTGGAGAAAAGGCAGAAGGGACTAAAATAAATCTTCCTTTCCAATCACATTCAACCGACTCTGATTACATATTTACGTGGAATGATGTTGTTGAACCAATATTGGATTACTTTAAACCAAGTATTGTTTTAGTTTCTGCTGGTTTTGATGCTTTTATAAATGATGGTTTGGCAAGCATGGATTTAACTGAAACCTTTTATAGATTTGCAGGAGCTAAGCTTAGTAAATATGGCGTTGTAGCAGTTTTAGAAGGGGGTTATGGAATGGGACTAAAGTATGCCCCACCAGCATTTTTAGAAGGTTATGTTAAAGCTGAGGATATATTAGATACTTTATTGGATGAAAAATATTCAATTTCTCCTTCCAATGATACTAAATTAATAGTTGAAAATGTTAAGAGGATAATTGAAGAGTATTTAAATATCTTTTAA
- a CDS encoding FprA family A-type flavoprotein, which translates to MVLKIKDNIYCMSFIEWKIREYKGLDINKGTTYNSYLILDKNNVLIDTTRMKYFDELLLYLKDIANLKLDYIISNHISLDHNECIGKLVELTGAKVITTKIGKYYLDAQFDTKDWEFVIVNNGDEINIGNRTLKFITDDKFGHVLTYCIEDEILFSNELFGQHVAYKEKIDADIGHKIILEAKEYFANILLPHKNSILKILSILKDLNLEYICPSHGVIWRKMIDEILTKYRIWSSGFHKNTAVIVYATIHYSTEKIARALGEGLADGGVNVIYHRLGTSSLNIIIRDILDAKYVLIGSPTINMNVHPKVGMLLTYIEGLKLDNKKIGVAFGSYGWKECATKKINEFFKKLGFKVVDDEILAFRFTPREDNIKKIKEFGRKLAKIEV; encoded by the coding sequence ATGGTATTAAAAATAAAAGATAATATTTACTGCATGAGTTTTATAGAATGGAAAATCAGAGAATATAAAGGGTTAGATATCAACAAAGGCACTACATACAATTCATATCTTATCTTAGATAAAAATAATGTTTTGATTGATACTACAAGAATGAAATATTTTGATGAATTACTGTTATATTTGAAAGACATAGCTAATCTAAAATTAGATTATATAATCTCAAACCATATTAGTTTAGACCACAATGAGTGTATAGGAAAGCTTGTTGAACTCACAGGTGCAAAGGTTATAACTACAAAAATTGGAAAATATTATTTAGACGCCCAATTTGATACAAAAGATTGGGAATTTGTTATTGTAAATAATGGAGATGAAATAAATATTGGAAATAGAACATTAAAATTTATAACTGACGATAAATTTGGACATGTGCTAACATACTGTATAGAAGATGAAATCCTGTTTTCAAATGAATTATTTGGACAGCATGTGGCATATAAAGAAAAAATAGATGCAGATATAGGGCATAAAATTATCCTTGAAGCTAAAGAATATTTTGCCAACATATTGCTACCACATAAAAATAGCATTTTAAAAATACTAAGTATTTTAAAAGATTTAAATTTGGAATATATATGTCCATCACATGGTGTTATTTGGCGTAAGATGATTGATGAGATTCTAACAAAATATCGTATCTGGAGTTCTGGATTTCATAAAAATACTGCAGTTATTGTGTATGCGACCATTCACTATTCTACAGAAAAAATAGCCAGAGCACTTGGGGAAGGGTTAGCTGATGGGGGAGTTAATGTAATATACCACAGATTGGGCACATCCTCATTAAATATTATAATTAGAGATATTTTAGATGCAAAGTATGTGTTAATTGGTTCCCCAACAATAAATATGAATGTTCATCCAAAAGTGGGGATGTTATTAACTTATATAGAGGGATTAAAACTGGATAATAAAAAGATTGGTGTAGCTTTTGGTTCCTATGGATGGAAAGAATGTGCAACTAAAAAAATAAATGAATTTTTTAAAAAATTAGGATTTAAAGTTGTTGATGATGAAATATTGGCATTTAGATTTACACCAAGGGAAGATAATATTAAAAAAATTAAAGAATTTGGTAGAAAGTTAGCAAAAATTGAAGTATAA
- a CDS encoding 4Fe-4S binding protein, whose protein sequence is MVKINHKKCGYCGACVGVCEKMAINLMEHIIVIDEEKCSNCKLCVIVCPLNALEGE, encoded by the coding sequence ATGGTAAAAATAAATCATAAAAAATGTGGTTATTGTGGAGCATGTGTTGGAGTTTGTGAAAAGATGGCAATTAATTTAATGGAACATATTATAGTTATTGATGAAGAAAAATGCAGTAACTGTAAGTTGTGTGTAATTGTATGTCCATTAAATGCATTAGAGGGAGAATAA
- a CDS encoding NAD(P)/FAD-dependent oxidoreductase: MRELNDVYDVVVVGAGPGGSMASYASAKNGAKTLLIEKSQEIGEPVRCAEAIPSIEEFGLKPEPEFVRNIIKGGILFSPSGKKVTVTQDKAQGYIVERKIFDKYLAIRAAKVGSKVAVKTTAIDLERDGNYWNVIVEFLGEEYAIKTKVVIAADGVESNIAEYAGLKAKKKPLEICSCAEYEMTNVELLDKNMMEFYFGNEVAPGGYVWIFPKGETANVGLGVRDKKKKAIDYLEEFIENGLAKDRLKDATPIEFKVGGAPVSGPIEKTYTDGLLVVGDAAGQISPLTGGGIYLAMDCGLIAGEVASKAIKANDWSEETLKEYERRWKEKHYEYLMNHLKYRKILEKMSDDELDALAEALGDSLEGIDLKKFVKRIITKKPSLLKYFKDLL; the protein is encoded by the coding sequence ATGAGAGAGTTAAATGATGTATATGATGTAGTGGTTGTTGGAGCTGGACCAGGAGGAAGCATGGCAAGTTATGCATCAGCAAAGAATGGAGCTAAAACACTATTAATTGAGAAATCTCAAGAGATTGGGGAGCCAGTTAGGTGTGCTGAAGCAATTCCATCAATAGAGGAATTTGGATTAAAACCAGAACCAGAGTTTGTTAGAAACATTATTAAGGGAGGAATTTTATTCTCCCCTTCTGGAAAAAAAGTTACAGTAACTCAAGATAAAGCTCAAGGATATATAGTTGAGAGAAAAATTTTTGATAAATATTTGGCTATAAGAGCAGCTAAGGTAGGAAGTAAAGTAGCTGTTAAAACAACAGCTATAGATTTAGAGAGAGATGGGAATTATTGGAATGTTATAGTTGAATTTTTGGGAGAAGAGTATGCTATAAAAACCAAAGTGGTTATAGCTGCCGATGGAGTTGAAAGTAACATAGCTGAATATGCTGGATTAAAGGCAAAGAAAAAACCATTAGAGATTTGTTCCTGTGCAGAATATGAAATGACAAATGTTGAATTGTTGGATAAAAATATGATGGAATTCTATTTTGGTAATGAAGTAGCTCCAGGTGGTTATGTTTGGATATTCCCTAAAGGAGAGACAGCAAATGTAGGTTTAGGAGTTAGAGACAAGAAAAAGAAGGCTATTGATTATTTAGAAGAATTTATAGAAAATGGTTTGGCTAAAGATAGGTTAAAGGATGCAACACCAATAGAATTTAAAGTTGGAGGAGCTCCTGTTTCTGGCCCTATAGAAAAAACCTATACAGATGGTCTTTTAGTTGTTGGAGACGCTGCTGGGCAGATAAGCCCATTAACTGGTGGAGGTATATATTTAGCAATGGATTGTGGTTTAATAGCTGGAGAAGTGGCGAGTAAAGCAATAAAAGCAAATGATTGGAGTGAAGAAACCCTAAAAGAATATGAAAGAAGATGGAAGGAAAAGCATTATGAGTATTTAATGAATCATCTAAAATATAGAAAAATTTTAGAGAAAATGAGTGATGATGAGTTAGATGCTTTAGCAGAGGCATTAGGAGATAGTTTAGAGGGCATTGATTTGAAAAAATTTGTTAAAAGAATAATAACTAAAAAACCTTCCCTTTTAAAATACTTTAAGGATTTATTATAA
- a CDS encoding universal stress protein, which yields MYKKIVIPTDGSDVSIEAAKHGINIAKEFDAEVYAIYVVDVSPFVGLPAEGSWEMISELLKEEGHEALKKVKKLAEEWGVKIHTEMLEGVPAKEIVEFAEKKKADLIVMGTTGKTGLERILLGSVAERVIKNAHCPVLVVKKPKK from the coding sequence TTGTATAAAAAAATAGTCATTCCAACTGATGGCTCAGATGTCTCAATTGAAGCTGCAAAGCATGGGATAAATATAGCCAAGGAATTCGATGCTGAGGTTTACGCAATATATGTTGTTGATGTCTCTCCATTTGTTGGATTACCTGCAGAAGGAAGCTGGGAAATGATAAGTGAGCTATTAAAAGAGGAAGGGCATGAGGCTTTAAAAAAGGTTAAAAAATTGGCTGAAGAGTGGGGGGTTAAAATTCATACAGAGATGTTGGAGGGTGTTCCTGCAAAAGAAATTGTTGAATTTGCTGAAAAGAAAAAAGCAGATTTGATTGTTATGGGAACTACAGGAAAAACAGGATTAGAAAGAATATTATTAGGTAGTGTTGCTGAAAGAGTTATTAAAAATGCTCACTGTCCAGTTTTAGTAGTTAAAAAACCAAAGAAATAA
- a CDS encoding IS6 family transposase yields MRLTIEIIKERIKEKKLFKRNRKSIEVKILAGLLYYLGLSLRKTSLFLSQFESISHESVRVYYHKIKEVLNEPKRSVRNPIAIDETKLKFGDKTIYVWSAIDVKSKECLGVYISETRNYLDTILFVRGILKFCSNKPKILVDGGRWYPWALQKLGLKFERVRFGLRNCVESFFSLLKRRTKAFFNRFPNNSKFDTVISWIKSFMMFYNWILS; encoded by the coding sequence ATGAGACTCACGATAGAGATTATAAAGGAGAGAATCAAAGAGAAGAAGCTTTTTAAAAGAAATAGAAAGTCGATAGAAGTTAAAATCTTAGCAGGGCTTTTATACTACCTCGGGTTATCGTTGAGAAAGACGAGTTTATTCCTCTCCCAATTCGAAAGTATAAGCCACGAGTCAGTTAGAGTTTATTATCACAAGATTAAAGAAGTCTTAAACGAACCTAAGAGGAGTGTAAGAAACCCAATTGCAATAGACGAGACTAAACTAAAATTTGGAGATAAGACTATTTACGTATGGTCTGCTATTGACGTTAAATCGAAGGAATGCTTGGGAGTTTATATATCAGAGACAAGAAATTACCTCGATACTATATTATTCGTTAGGGGTATATTAAAATTTTGCTCGAATAAGCCTAAAATTTTGGTTGATGGTGGGAGATGGTATCCGTGGGCGTTGCAGAAGTTGGGCTTAAAATTTGAAAGAGTCCGATTCGGACTGAGAAATTGTGTAGAAAGCTTCTTCTCACTGCTTAAACGAAGAACAAAAGCATTCTTTAATAGATTCCCTAATAATAGTAAGTTCGATACGGTTATTAGTTGGATAAAGAGCTTCATGATGTTCTATAACTGGATACTATCATAA
- a CDS encoding iron-containing alcohol dehydrogenase has protein sequence MNYEKEVNINNVFELRCKTTDYFGVGAIHKFDDIAKEFVEKGMKNFLFVTGKSSYKKCGAWDVIEPILDKYGINYELYNKVSANPTVDMIDEAVKLGKEIESQVVIGIGGGSPLDTAKSVAVLLEYPDKTGRDLYEFKFAPERAKPIVAINTTHGTGSEVDRFAVATVPEKNYKPAIVYDCIYPTYAIDDPALMTKLPKEQALATAIDAVNHVNEAATTKVASPYVVDLARRTVGLIKEYLPRVLENPEDLTARYWVLYASTIAGIALDNGLAHITHALEHPLSAIDANVTHGIGLAALMPAVVKYCHPALPKTFAYIYEPIVEDKERAEKDANYLAQEIEKWLFDLGLTQKLPDLGFKESDVDELTRLAMTTPSLDILLSLAPIEVNEDVVRNIYLDSMQPIQ, from the coding sequence ATGAACTACGAAAAAGAAGTAAATATAAACAACGTATTTGAATTAAGATGCAAAACAACAGATTACTTTGGAGTTGGAGCAATACACAAATTTGATGACATTGCAAAAGAATTCGTTGAAAAAGGCATGAAAAACTTCCTCTTTGTAACAGGAAAAAGCAGTTACAAAAAATGTGGAGCATGGGATGTAATAGAACCAATCTTAGACAAGTATGGAATAAACTATGAATTATACAACAAAGTATCAGCCAACCCAACAGTTGATATGATTGACGAAGCAGTAAAATTAGGAAAAGAAATAGAAAGTCAAGTTGTTATTGGAATTGGTGGAGGAAGCCCATTAGACACTGCAAAAAGCGTGGCAGTATTATTAGAATACCCAGACAAGACAGGTAGGGACTTATACGAATTCAAATTTGCTCCAGAAAGGGCAAAGCCAATTGTAGCAATAAACACTACACATGGAACTGGAAGTGAGGTAGATAGGTTTGCAGTTGCTACTGTTCCAGAGAAGAACTATAAACCAGCAATTGTTTATGATTGCATTTACCCAACCTATGCAATTGATGACCCTGCATTAATGACAAAACTTCCAAAAGAGCAAGCTCTCGCTACAGCAATTGATGCTGTGAACCACGTTAATGAAGCTGCAACAACAAAAGTGGCAAGCCCTTATGTTGTTGATTTGGCAAGGAGAACTGTAGGATTGATAAAAGAGTATTTACCAAGAGTTTTAGAAAATCCAGAAGATTTAACTGCGAGATATTGGGTTTTATATGCCTCTACAATTGCAGGAATTGCTTTGGATAATGGTTTAGCTCACATTACTCATGCTTTAGAACACCCATTGAGTGCTATTGACGCTAATGTTACTCATGGTATTGGGTTAGCGGCATTAATGCCTGCAGTTGTAAAATACTGTCATCCAGCATTGCCAAAGACTTTTGCTTATATTTATGAGCCAATAGTTGAGGATAAGGAGAGGGCTGAAAAGGATGCAAACTATCTTGCTCAAGAGATTGAGAAGTGGTTGTTTGATTTGGGCTTAACTCAAAAACTACCTGATTTAGGATTTAAAGAAAGTGATGTTGATGAATTGACGAGATTGGCAATGACTACCCCAAGTTTGGATATCTTGTTATCTTTAGCACCTATTGAAGTTAATGAGGATGTTGTTAGAAATATTTACTTAGATTCAATGCAACCCATTCAATAA
- a CDS encoding ZPR1 zinc finger domain-containing protein, whose amino-acid sequence MENVQRLDCPVCGGKGTFIITSHQIDIPYFGPVLETTMICEKCNFRRSDVFPLEVREPKKYMLKIKSERDLNKRVVRSSSAYMQIPELGVEIKPGPLAEGFVSNVEGVLNRVDNILQTLIRWAETEEQKKKAEELRERIKKLKEGKDEATLILIDPLGHSAIIGDGVEEEILSEEEVEKLKEGIVIMDLDKEKK is encoded by the coding sequence ATGGAGAACGTGCAAAGGTTAGACTGTCCAGTATGTGGAGGAAAAGGAACTTTTATAATAACTTCCCATCAAATAGACATCCCTTACTTTGGCCCCGTATTAGAGACAACAATGATTTGTGAGAAATGCAATTTTAGAAGAAGTGATGTATTCCCATTAGAAGTTAGAGAGCCAAAAAAGTATATGTTAAAAATTAAGAGTGAGAGAGATTTAAATAAGAGAGTTGTTAGAAGTTCCTCTGCCTATATGCAAATTCCAGAATTGGGCGTTGAAATTAAACCTGGTCCATTAGCTGAGGGATTTGTTAGCAATGTTGAGGGGGTTTTAAATAGGGTTGATAATATATTACAAACTTTAATTAGATGGGCTGAGACAGAAGAACAAAAAAAGAAAGCTGAAGAACTTAGAGAAAGAATAAAGAAATTGAAAGAAGGTAAGGACGAAGCAACTTTAATATTAATCGACCCATTAGGACATAGTGCCATTATTGGAGATGGTGTTGAAGAAGAGATATTAAGTGAAGAAGAAGTTGAAAAATTAAAAGAAGGAATCGTAATTATGGATTTGGATAAAGAGAAAAAATAG
- a CDS encoding helix-turn-helix domain-containing protein: MYKKLEIIERAILLNPQYIQAFREKLKITQSKLAKESGISQSHLSMLEKGKRQATKLIATAVTLGLLKCFSSNNVEDPIIELLDTLSLLKFEDTFADFVYEIIEKGDKRYLRMIEGYPVLIISKENLLNEMKNRLEVMDIESIELSRGKIRVLGKHLDNKYVEIFLDCSDVRRLEKKFMKKTGKKVIIQVFPKDEVPPIYSTNKDCIIIHCW; the protein is encoded by the coding sequence ATGTATAAAAAATTAGAGATTATTGAAAGAGCAATACTATTAAATCCACAATATATTCAAGCATTTAGGGAAAAATTGAAAATTACACAATCAAAATTAGCTAAGGAAAGTGGTATTAGTCAATCTCATCTTAGTATGTTAGAGAAAGGGAAAAGGCAAGCAACTAAACTCATAGCAACTGCTGTAACTCTCGGTTTATTAAAATGCTTCTCATCTAATAATGTTGAAGACCCAATAATTGAACTTTTAGATACCCTTTCTTTATTAAAATTTGAAGATACATTTGCTGATTTTGTTTATGAAATTATTGAAAAAGGTGATAAAAGATATTTGAGGATGATTGAAGGCTATCCAGTATTGATTATAAGCAAAGAGAATTTACTAAATGAGATGAAAAATAGGTTAGAAGTTATGGATATTGAAAGTATAGAGTTGTCAAGAGGGAAGATAAGAGTCTTGGGAAAACATCTTGACAATAAATATGTTGAGATATTTTTAGATTGCTCAGATGTTAGAAGATTGGAAAAAAAATTTATGAAAAAAACAGGTAAAAAAGTTATTATTCAAGTATTCCCAAAAGATGAAGTGCCGCCAATTTATTCAACAAATAAAGATTGTATCATAATTCACTGCTGGTGA
- the ehaA gene encoding energy-converting NiFe hydrogenase A subunit EhaA has translation MDIVILHLIALITSVIVALILKLPLLPKEKPIRFSFETSVIFPTPILALGIEAIFRNLFGDYISLAFFAGLFGALLSKYADKLFGEP, from the coding sequence ATGGATATTGTTATTTTGCATCTAATAGCTTTAATAACATCAGTAATTGTTGCTTTAATCTTAAAACTTCCACTGCTTCCAAAAGAAAAACCTATAAGGTTTAGCTTTGAGACATCTGTTATATTTCCAACACCAATATTGGCTTTAGGTATTGAAGCAATATTTAGAAATTTATTTGGGGATTATATAAGCTTAGCTTTCTTTGCTGGGCTATTTGGGGCTTTGTTATCAAAATATGCTGATAAGTTGTTTGGTGAGCCATAA
- a CDS encoding DUF2109 family protein: MDIVEIIIGFIALLMTVRIFLTRSRARKLLYLCCLSFCISALIALYVDSPMGGIVAIIYFICSTLSSNAIAYTIEQTKHIE; encoded by the coding sequence ATGGATATAGTAGAGATAATTATTGGATTTATAGCATTGTTGATGACAGTTAGGATATTTTTAACAAGAAGTAGAGCAAGAAAATTGCTTTATCTTTGTTGTTTAAGCTTTTGCATTTCTGCATTAATTGCTCTATATGTGGATTCACCAATGGGAGGAATTGTAGCTATAATTTACTTTATATGCTCAACTTTATCATCCAATGCAATTGCTTATACAATAGAGCAGACAAAACACATTGAATAG
- a CDS encoding DUF2108 domain-containing protein — MEILPLVSGICCLLGGIGVILHTNPINKIIMFALLEIGMIGLIVSSYYLDIAIISSLCEPICTIILLLGYLKYVTTIKKKKKYGRNLPVLSK, encoded by the coding sequence TTGGAGATTCTACCATTAGTATCTGGAATATGCTGTTTATTAGGAGGAATTGGAGTTATTTTACATACAAATCCAATAAATAAAATTATTATGTTTGCCTTATTGGAAATTGGAATGATTGGATTAATTGTCTCAAGTTATTACTTGGATATAGCTATAATCTCTTCACTTTGTGAGCCAATTTGCACCATAATCTTATTGCTTGGATATCTAAAATATGTTACAACAATAAAGAAAAAGAAAAAATACGGGAGAAATCTTCCAGTTCTTTCCAAATAA
- a CDS encoding EhaE family protein translates to MELVEYILYIGYALLVIGTLGTVIGPKVDNPLIRMLNVEVPTIGVCFIFLAYDETLALMTFIAVNAVLSLILVRAVILNAEYEENE, encoded by the coding sequence ATGGAACTTGTTGAATATATTCTCTATATTGGATATGCACTGTTAGTTATTGGGACTCTTGGGACCGTTATTGGGCCGAAGGTTGATAATCCTTTGATTAGAATGTTGAATGTTGAAGTCCCAACCATTGGTGTTTGTTTCATATTCTTAGCTTATGACGAAACCCTTGCATTGATGACATTTATTGCAGTTAATGCAGTTTTGAGTTTGATTTTGGTTAGAGCAGTAATATTAAACGCTGAATATGAAGAAAATGAGTAA
- a CDS encoding DUF2106 family protein yields MKKLGKIWNYLSKPEIVPRIFSVFLALVFIFGLLMPHYLNPNQLYPKPIPHSQTLKTPLAPYDRGGVPLKEPAELKAQYPQYAPNLGKITAYLTPIAEWIKDKTYYFGTTIVSTPGGILDEILYYTRGMDTVLESSILLISFMIFSWLFFNKD; encoded by the coding sequence ATGAAAAAACTTGGTAAAATATGGAATTACCTATCAAAACCTGAAATTGTTCCAAGAATATTCTCTGTATTCTTAGCTTTGGTCTTTATATTTGGATTATTGATGCCTCATTATTTGAATCCTAATCAACTCTATCCTAAGCCGATTCCACATTCTCAAACACTAAAAACACCATTAGCCCCTTATGATAGGGGAGGAGTTCCATTAAAAGAGCCGGCAGAGTTAAAAGCTCAATATCCACAATATGCACCAAATCTTGGAAAGATAACTGCTTATTTAACACCAATAGCTGAGTGGATTAAGGATAAAACCTACTACTTTGGAACAACTATAGTTTCTACACCTGGGGGAATATTGGATGAAATTCTTTATTATACAAGAGGGATGGACACAGTTCTTGAAAGCTCTATACTGCTAATATCTTTCATGATATTCAGCTGGTTGTTCTTCAACAAGGATTAG